GAACGTGGAAAAGGAAAAGGGAATTATCGGCCAGGAAATCAACATGTATCGGGATAATGCGGATTGGCGCATCTACTATGGTTTGATCGAAGCTCTATACAGCAAGCATCCGATTCATATCGACATAGCGGGCACGCTGGAGTCAATCTCGAAAATCACCAAGGAGATGTTGTACGATTGCTATCACGCGTTTTACCAACCTGCGAATATGCTTCTCTTTGTGGTCGGCGGTGTCGATCCTGAAGAGATGATAAGCTTGGTCAAAGACAATCAGCAGAATAAACCGTATGCTGCCTGGAGGGAAATTTCCCGTTTTTCGGAGGAAGAACCGCTGAAGGTCTTTGAACAGAAAAAGCGGATTTCATTGCCTGTAGCGATGCCCAAATGCTTGCTCGGAATCAAAGAAAAACCGGAAGGCAAAGACGGCGAGGAGCTGTTGATTCAGGAATCCCGAATGAAGTTGTTGTTCGACATGCTGTTCAGCCAGAGCTCGGCCTTATACCAAAAGCTGTACGACGAGCAGCTGATCACCGACAATTTCGGGTTTGAATACCAATGCGCGCCGGATTACGCGTTCTCCATCATCGGCGGGGATACCCCGGATCCCGACCTGCTTGTGCAGCGAATCCGGGAGGAAATCGACAGCCTGAAGCAAAAGGGACTGGATCAAACAGATTTTGAGCGGAGCCGCAGAAAGAAGATCGGCGGGTTTCTCCGGATGATGAATTCACCGGAAGCGATCGCCCATGAATTTGCCAAGTACAGATTCCGGCATGCCGATCTTTTTCGTATTCTGCCGGTGTATGAATCCCTTACGTTTGAAGAAGTGAACCGCCAATTGGCCGAACATTTTGATTGGACTCAGATGGCGGTGTCCGTTGTGGCAGGGGAGAGCAGATGAACGTCAAGCCCTTTCATGAAACCAATGTCCTGGTCACCGGAGCAAGCCGGGGGATCGGCGCCGCGATCGCCCGGCGCTTTTCGAGGGTCGGGATGAATGTGGTCATTCATTATATACAGTCCCACGAATCAGCGAATGAAACGGCTCGCCAGTGTCTTAACTACGGGGCCAAGGTGATGACCATCTCTGCGGACTTAACGTCCAAGGAACAACTTTTGCGCATGAAAAGTAAGCTCGAAGAGCATGGAATGCTCCCGGATATCCTTGTCAACAATGCGGGTATATCCCATTACGGACTGCTGGCGGACGTTTCGGAGGAAGAATGGGATCTGATCATGAACGTCAATTTGAAGGGACTGTTTCTTTGCACGCAAGCTTTCATGCCGCGCATGGTGGCACAGCGGTTCGGCCGAATCATCAATGTTTCTTCGATCTGGGGCCTGGCCGGCGCCTCCTGTGAAGTGCCGTACTCCACGGCCAAAGGCGGCGTGAATGCCTTTACCAAGGCGCTGGCCAAGGAATTGGCGCCAACCGGGGTGACGGTCAATGCCGTTGCTCCCGGAGCGGTGGATACGGACATGATGCAGGGGTTTAGTACGGAAGAAATCCATTCCATTCAAAACGAAATTCCCGCCGGACGTTTTGCGCAGCCAGACGAGATTGCCTCGATCGTCTATTTTTTGTCGCTTCCAGAATCCGGTTACATCACGGGGCAAATCATCAGTCCGAATGGCGGCTGGCTGACCTGAGTGGGGAAGGGCGCATAATTTTTGTACGGACTGCAAATATTACAACTGTCAAATTTAACTTTTACCAAGGAGGAGTCACGAGGTATGCCTTCCGTACTTGAAACATTTGCAAAGTGGAAAGATTTTTTGGCAGAGCGTGTCAATGAAGCTCAAAGAGCAGGGATGAGCGATGAAACGATCTCTAAATTGGCTTATCAGATCGGGGAGTTTCTCAGTGATAAAATCGACCCCCAAAATAAAGAGGAACGCTTGTTGAAAGAACTGTGGGAAGCCGGAAACGATGAGGAAAGAAAAACGCTTTCCAGATTAATGGTAAAAATGGTCGATCAATCTTCATAAAAATTCGAAATAGCCTCCGAAAGGGGGCTTTTCAATTTTGCAAGCGGCTTGTTATACTAAAAGTATGTAAATTGGCTATTTTCATTGAAATTCGGAAGGAATTACGCAAATATTGTAGAATTCTTTACCAAAATGTTTTTTTTCAAACGAAAAGTCCTTTTGCTTCATTTTTTTTACAAATTTGCAAAAACACCAGGAGGTCCGCATGGAGGGCAAACAATGGTATCTTGAATATAAAATTCACAAAAACCGCCCGGGTTTATTGGGCGATATCGCCTCTTTAATGGGGATGCTGAACATCAACATTTTGACGATCAACGGTGTCGAGGACCGAACCCGCGGCATGCTGATCCAGTCTGACGATGACGAAACCATTCAATTGATGGGCGAGATGATGAAAAAGGTCGAGAACATCACCATAACGGCCTTGCGTGCCCCCAAGCTGGTTGATATTCTCGCCGTTCGGCACGGCCGATACATAGAACGGGATTCCGACGACAAGAAGACTTTTCGTTTTTCACGCGATGAATTGGGCCTTTTGGTCGATTTTCTCGGTGAAGTGTTCAAACGGGAAGGAAATCAAGTAATCGGTTTGCGGGGTATGCCCAGAGTGGGTAAAACGGAATCGATCATTGCCGGAAGCGTGAGCGCGAACAAAAGATGGACTTTTCTATCCTCCACGATGCTTCGTCAAACGGTGCGAACGCAATTGTCCGATGATGAGATGAGCCCCAATAACATTTTCATTATTGACGGGATCGTCAGCACCATGCGATCCAACGAGAAGCATTTTGTCCTTTTGCAGCAGATCATGAGAATGCCCACGACCAAGGTCATTGAACATCCGGATATCTTTATCCGGGAGTCGGAATACGATCATAATGATTTCAATATTTTCATCGAATTGAGAAATTCTCCGGAAGAGGAAATAAACTACGATGCCTTTACGAATAATATGGAAGAGTTCTGAGCATGTGATGGACGGGTCGTCCACATTTAAATATCCCTAGGAGGAAAGCGGATGTCAGACCTGGGTAATCTACTGCGAAAAGCACGGACAGAAAAAGGAATATCGATTGATGAGCTGCAGGAAATCACGAAAATTCGCAAACGTTACCTGGAAGCAATTGAAGCGGGTGATTACAAAATTCTTCCGGGAAATTTTTACGTACGGGCATTTATCAAAACATATGCCGAAACGGTTGGCCTGAACCCGGATGAAGTGCTTCGTTTATATCAAAATGAACTCCCGCCCCAATACCCGGAACAGTTTGTCGAACCGATCCGCCGGAAAAAAACCAGAACGGGAAATACGGAAAAATTCAGCCGCTGGACCTCTCTGGTCTTGGTGATTGCTTTTCCTCTCTTAATAGCAGGAATTATCTATTATTTCTTCTTCCATTCAACCGAAGGTCAAAAAGCTGTTGAGAATGAGCCGCCGCTTACCCAGCAATCCGCCAATCCCGGGAATGAACCGGCTGTCCCAAGTCCCGCGCCGACAGCGACTCCTGCGCCGACGCCGACTCCGCAGCAGCCTGCGTCGGAAATTAAGTTCATTCGCTCGTCAGGAAATACGGAATATTATGAAGTACGCAACAGCCGTGAATTGAACGTCGAGGTCAAGCTGATCGGAGACATGTGCTGGATGGAAATCATCAACGGCGATATCAACGGCAAAAGCATCGACCAGCTTACTTTCAAAAGCGACAAGGAACCCAAAAGCAAAACCTGGACAGTGGCCGGATCCGCATTTTTGAATATCGGCAGAGCAAATGCCGTGGAATTGACGGTAAACGGTATCCCGATCAATCTGGGCACCAACCCAAATCCGAAGCGGTTTCAATTTGATTTGGCCGCCTCCTCGCAGTCCGCCCAGTAAGGATAAACTGCAGCCGGTTCTCAAGGTATTCCTCCGCATTGCTGGAATATGTAAAATTTCGGAAAGGGGTTTTGCTTCATGAGCTCGGAAAGTTCATTTGATATTGTATCGAATCTGGATATGCAGGAAATGAACAACGCCATCCAACAGGCGGAAAAAGAAATTCAGAATCGTTTTGATTTCAAGGGGAGCAAAAGCAGCATTTCGCTTGAGAAGGATGAATTGGTCATCATATCCGATGATGAATACAAATTGAACAGCGTCATCGATATTCTGCAGTCCAAAATGGTCAAAAGGGGAATTTCCATAAAGAGTCTGGAATTCGGCAAAATCGAACCTGCTGCTTCGGCCACAGTTCGGCAGCGAATTAAATTGAAGCAGGGGATCGATCAAGACAACGCGAAAAAAATCAATATCCTGATCCGCGATTCTAAATTAAAAGTCAAAAGCCAAATACAAGGCGATCAAATACGCGTGTCCGGCAAAAGCAAGGACGATCTGCAGAAAGTGATCCAACTGCTCAAATCGCAGGATTTGCCGATCGAGCTGCAGTTTGTAAATTTGAGGTAACCCCTAAAAACCCGCTGAATGATCCTTCGAATCCGGGTCTTTTATCCGGTCTTCGGAGGTTTTTTTGTGTTTTGACACCCCAGATTCCGTTATATTATACTTGTGAGGAAAAAGATTTAGGCAGTCACACTATTGGAGGATGCTTCATGTCTGAAAAAGTCAAAATCGTTACACTGGGTTGCGAAAAAAACCTGGTTGATTCTGAAATCATGTCCGGCTTGATTGATGCCCGGGGATATTCTCTGGTTGAAGATGAAAAGGAAGCAACCGTAATTATCGTCAATACGTGCGGGTTTATCGATGCGGCGAAGGAAGAGTCGGTAAACACCATTCTCGATATGGCTGATTTAAAGCAGACGGGCCATTTGAAGGCGTTGATCGTGTCCGGCTGCCTGACGCAGAGATATAAAGATGAAATCATGAAAGAAATGCCTGAAATCGACGGCATTGTAGGTACGGGTGATTTTGACCAAATCAACGGGATCATCGAGAGCGCCTTGCTCGGAAAAAGACCGGTGCTGGTGGGCAATCCCGTGTTCAACTATGAAAAAGCGCTCCCCCGGAAAGTCTCCACTCCGCGTTATACGGCCTACGTGAAAATTGCCGAAGGCTGCGACAATGCCTGCACCTTCTGCAGCATCCCCCTCATGCGGGGCAAATTCCGGAGTCGTTCCATCGAATCCATTGTCGGTGAAGCGGAGCGTCTTGCGGAGCAAGGCGTGAAAGAAATCAGCTTGATCGCACAGGATTCGACCAATTACGGAACGGATCTTTACGACCGCTTTATGCTTGCGGAATTATTGAACCGGGTCAGTGAAGTCCCGGGCATCGAATGGGTTCGCTTGCATTATGCCTATCCCGGCTTTTTCACCGACGAATTGATCGACACGATCGCCGCCAATCCGAAAATATGCAAATATATCGACATGCCCTTGCAGCACAGCGAGGACCGGATTCTAAAAAGGATGAGAAGACCGGGGAGACAAACGGACGTAAGGGCATTAATTGAAACCATTCGACAGCGGATTCCCGATGTCAGCATCCGCACTTCCATGATTGTCGGTTTTCCGGGAGAGACGAACGAGGAATTTGCGAATTTGGTGCAATTTGTCAAAGAAATTCAATTCGACAGATTAGGGGTATTCACATACTCCCAAGAAGAAGGCACTCCGGCATCCCGGCTGCCCGACCAGATCCCCGATTCGGTCAAAGAATGGCGGGCCAATACGTTGATGGAAATCCAGCGTGAAATTTCAAAGGAATTGAGCGGCAGATGGATCGGAAAGGAACTGGATGTGCTGATTGAACGTTATGACGGCCGAAATGACGTTTTTATCGGAAGAACTCAGTACGATGCTCCTGAAATTGACGGAGAAGTGTTCGTTTCCCGCTGCAGGGCGAATATCGGCGAGTTGCAAAAGGTCCGGATCACGCATTCGTTTGAATATGATCTGTCCGGGGAGGGTCTTTCATGAACCTGGCCAACCGAATCACTCTGGCGAGGATTTTTCTTGTGCCCATAATCATGTTTTTTTTGCTCGTGAAGCTGGATCTTCCGCCTATTCATATTCCTGAATTCAACGGGACGGAGTTCATGATTACGTACAATCAGATCATTGCCTGTTTGATTTTTATTGTTGCGGCCAGCACGGACAGTCTGGACGGATATATTGCCCGCAAGCGCAAGCTGGTGACGAACCTGGGCAAGCTGCTGGACCCTCTGGCCGACAAGTTGCTTGTAGCGACAGTGCTGATTTCATTGGTGGAAATGGGCAAGCTTGACGCTTGGATTGCGATTGTGATCATCAGCAGGGAATTTGCCATTACCGCGCTGCGGCAGGTGGCCCTGCTCGAGGGTGTTGTCATTCCCGCCAGCAAATGGGGAAAATGGAAAACGGCTACCCAAATCACAGCGATTATCGCTCTTTTGATCAACAACTTTCCGTTTATTTTCATCGGCTTCCGCTTCGACTTGTTTGCAAGCTGGCTCGCCGTTATCGTGACGATCTATTCCGGAATCGATTACTTTGTCAAAAGCAAGAATGTCATTAATTTTTCCGATCATTCATAATCTGGGTAGAAGTCGTACTCATTTCTTGTTGCTTCATATGACTATTCGTCAAGGTGGTGCTGTGAATGAAAGCGGAGATTATTGCTGTAGGCACGGAGCTCCTGATGGGGCAGATTGTGAATACGAACGCCCAATTTTTGTCCCGCCAATGCGCTTCTTTAGGTATCGATGTTTACTTTCAGACGGTTGTCGGGGATAATATGTCGCGTTTGCAGCAAGCGCTTCAGATTGCCAAGGATCGTGCAGATTTGATTATTTGCACCGGGGGGCTTGGACCGACCCAGGATGATTTGACGAAGGAAGCCGTCGCTTTGTTCACAGGCAGAGCGCTTGTCATGGATCCGCCGGCTTTGGAGAATATCAAGCGTTTCTTTGAACAGCGCGGCATCCCGATGGTGGACAGCAATCTCCGCCAGGCGCAGGTTATCGAAGGATGTCATCCGCTGCCCAACGATACGGGATTGGCAGCCGGCGTGTCACTGACGGATGGAGGCACTCACTACTTGCTGCTGCCGGGTCCGCCTAAAGAATTAATGCCGATGTTCGATAATTATGCGATTCCCTGGCTGCGATCGGTCATGAAGGATGAAACCCCTCTATTTTCGCGGATTTTAAAGTTTGCCGGCATCGGGGAGTCGTCCTTGGAGCATCAGATCTTGGATATGATCGAAGCCCAATCGGATCCGACGATCGCTCCATACGCCAAGGTAGGGGAAGTAACGCTCAGGATAACCACGAAGGCGTTGACGCTTGAGCAAGCGGAAGAGAAAATCATGCCGGTAGTTCAGGAGCTGTACAATCGGCTGGGAAAATACATATATGCGGAAGAGGATGTGCCGTTGGAGAAGGCGGTGGTCCGCCTGTTGACGGAAAAGAACCTGACGCTTTCCACGGCTGAAAGCTGCACAGGCGGGCTTCTCAGCGAAATGATCACTTCGCTCTCCGGCAGTTCCGCGGTATTTAAAGGGGGAGTCGTCAGTTATTCCAATGCGCTCAAACACCAGCTGCTGCAGATCCCCATGGACGTGCTTGAGGGTGAAGGCGCTCCCGGGGCAGTAAGCGACGTAACAGCCGGATTGATGGCCGAGAATGTCAGGAAATTAACCGGAGCGGATATCGCCGTATCCGTGACCGGCGTTGCCGGACCGACCCAATCGGAGAACAAGCCGGTCGGACTGGTCTATATCGGGCTGGCTCACAAAAACGGGGAAACCTTCATCGAAAAACTGCAATTGAACGGAGGCCGCGAAGCGATCAGATACCGCTCGGCCAAACACGTGCTTTACCGGCTGTGGAGATTGCTGCAAAAATCGGGCATGTAAAACAAGGGTTGCCACTGATGTTGAGATCGTGTATAATATGATCAACGGAAGTACCGTAACAGGCCAATGGCTGTTGCGGTTTTTTTGTTGCATGCGAAAACTTTCGGGTTCGGCCGAAACGAATGTATGTTCGAAAAAATGCTTGGCAATCGGCTGAAAAAAAGTTATCATATACCTATGAAAACCTGTGCTAACCATTGACCTATCCTGAAAATTCACTTACGCTTAGAAAACCATTCAATGTGAATTCTTCAGGGACGTTTCAGCTTGCCATTTTCATCATCTGCTGGGTGCCATGAAAATGGCATGGGACGCCCGAGCAAAACATTTATCTTGATAAAAGGGAAGTGAATCTTTTGACCGACCGTCGCGTAGCATTGGAAATGGCTCTTCGCCAAATCGAAAAACAATTTGGCAAAGGATCGATCATGAAATTGGGGGAATCCGCTCAACTTCAAGTGGAAACCGTGTCCAGCGGCTCTTTGGCCCTGGATATCGCTTTGGGTACCGGCGGTTTTCCAAGAGGAAGAATTATTGAGGTTTACGGTCCTGAATCGTCAGGTAAAACGACGGTGGCCCTGCACGCGATTGCCGAGGTGCAGAGAACAGGCGGGCAAGCCGCTTTCATTGATGCCGAGCATGCACTGGATCCGTTGTATGCCAGCAAGTTGGGCGTCAACATCGATGAGCTGCTGCTGTCTCAGCCGGATACCGGAGAGCAGGCGCTTGAGATTGCCGAGGCGCTCGTGCGCAGCGGAGCCGTTGAAATTATCGTTATCGATTCGGTGGCCGCGCTTGTTCCGAAAGCGGAAATTGAAGGAGACATGGGGGATGCTCATGTCGGTCTTCAAGCCCGCTTGATGTCGCAGGCTCTCCGCAAGCTTTCGGGAGCTATCAGCAAATCGAAGACCATTGCCATCTTCATCAATCAGCTACGCGAAAAAGTCGGAGTTATGTTCGGTAATCCGGAAACCACTCCCGGCGGAAGGGCGCTGAAGTTCTATTCTTCCGTTCGTTTAGAAGTTCGTCGTATCGAGTCGATCAAGCAGGGGAACGACCTGGTCGGCAACCGCACCCGGATCAAAGTCGTCAAGAATAAGGTCGCTCCGCCATTCAAACAGGCGGATATCGACATTATGTACGGAGAAGGAATTTCCAAAGAAGGCAGCATCATCGATATCGGAACGGAAATGGATATCATCGACAAAAGCGGCGCTTGGTATTCATATGAAGGGGAACGTCTTGGCCAGGGACGGGAAAATGCCAAGCAATATCTGAAAGATAATCCGCAAATTTCCGACTCCATCGAGAAGAGGATTCGTGAAGCCAGCATCACGCATACTCCTTCGATGAAACCTGTAGAGGATGACGCTGCCGCTTTTGAATAGTCCAATGCCGGCTTTGCTTCCTGCTCATTGATGAATGGCAGTCAGTCATGTATATCAACCCATTTCAAATGCACCTTGCAGAAGGTGCATTTCACTATTTGATCCAATCCGTCAGGAGGGAGGGCATGATTTGATGAGCATGATTACTATGATCAAACGTCGGTCAACTGGCGATCATCTTTACGACATTTACATTGACGGCCGATTGGAACTCTCCGTGCATGAGGATATTATCGTCAAACATCAACTTTCCAAGGGGGGGCGTCTGTCTCTCGATCAAATTGCAAGCATTCGCATGGAGGACCAGGTCCAGCGGGTTTACCAGACAGCCTTGAAACGGATCGCCAGAAAACCCCATTCGGAAATGGATTTGCGGATATTTCTTGCCGGTAAAGGTCATCCGGTCGAACAGATTGATCAAGTCATGCAGATCCTGAGAGAGCGAAACTATGTCAATGACGAGCAATTTGCGTTGATGTGGGCGCAGCAAAGAATCGAAAGTGACCGCAAAGGCCGGCTTTGGATCAAACAGGAGCTCAGGCGGAAGGGAATCTCCGACAGGATTGTCCGCCAGGCGTTGGAACGTATGGACGAAGAGGAAGAATACCGTTCTGCATTGGAACTCGGCATGAAAAGATGGGGACTGCTGAAAGGTGAGGATAGAAAGAAATGGACCAAGCTGATGGCTTATTTGCTGCGAAGAGGCTATACGAGTGAAACGGTATTTCGCGCAGTCGAGGAAATTCGAAGGACAGCGCATGCCGATTTGGAAGATCTGAACGATCTGCAAGCTTTGGACGATCCGTATGAACCCTGGGAGGACGCGTGATTTTTGTCGAAACTTTAATTATTTTCAGCTCGAAATCAGACTTTTATCCTCTTGATTTTGTCAGGAGTTATTGGATATTCTATATGGTTGGCTTGGATTCGGCTTGACAATATTCTTTCGCTAAAGATAAAATGAATATGTGTATTTTACACAGGGATTACATTCATTTAGTTTCCGGAATGAAATGTTCCCCATTTATTCGCCAATGATTACCTTTATTTTCCCGATTGAAAATGTAAGCCCGCACCGTTGGAATGGTGCAACTTCAGTTGACCGATGTACAGCGCACGATTATCGGTCATGTTTTTTTGATAATGAGACGGATTTGAAAATAACAACCCCAAGCTGGCCCCTTGGTGAACGGGGAGGTGAACGAAGTCATGCCGACTTTATTTTGGATTTTGATCGTTCTCGTTGTTGGCGCACTTGGCTTTGGGATTGGTTATTTTATCCGCAAATCTCTTGCAGAAGCTAAAATCTCGAGTGCTGAGCACGCTGCCGAACAGATTCTTCAATCGGCCCGAAAGGATGCTGAAGCATTAAAGAAGGAAGCAGTTCTTGAAGCTAAAGACGAAGCTTATAAAGTGAAATCCGAGGCCGAGAAGGAAATTCGTGAACGCCGCAACGAAGTGCAGCGCCAGGAACGAAGACTCCTGCAAAAAGAGGAAACGCTGGATAAAAAATTGGAATCTCTTGAGCGAAAAGAAGAAAAAGTCACCAACAAAGAGAAACGGATCGAAGAAACTCAGGCAAAAATCGATCAGGTT
The Ferviditalea candida genome window above contains:
- the yfmH gene encoding EF-P 5-aminopentanol modification-associated protein YfmH yields the protein MEVIEYERLKEKLYYEQLPNGLKVFVLPKPGFQKTFATFTTRYGSIDNHFEIEGKGPMRVPDGIAHFLEHKMFEEPEGDVFAKFASQGASANAFTSFDRTSYLFSATDNIPENLQTLLNFVQNPYFTDENVEKEKGIIGQEINMYRDNADWRIYYGLIEALYSKHPIHIDIAGTLESISKITKEMLYDCYHAFYQPANMLLFVVGGVDPEEMISLVKDNQQNKPYAAWREISRFSEEEPLKVFEQKKRISLPVAMPKCLLGIKEKPEGKDGEELLIQESRMKLLFDMLFSQSSALYQKLYDEQLITDNFGFEYQCAPDYAFSIIGGDTPDPDLLVQRIREEIDSLKQKGLDQTDFERSRRKKIGGFLRMMNSPEAIAHEFAKYRFRHADLFRILPVYESLTFEEVNRQLAEHFDWTQMAVSVVAGESR
- the ymfI gene encoding elongation factor P 5-aminopentanone reductase, which gives rise to MNVKPFHETNVLVTGASRGIGAAIARRFSRVGMNVVIHYIQSHESANETARQCLNYGAKVMTISADLTSKEQLLRMKSKLEEHGMLPDILVNNAGISHYGLLADVSEEEWDLIMNVNLKGLFLCTQAFMPRMVAQRFGRIINVSSIWGLAGASCEVPYSTAKGGVNAFTKALAKELAPTGVTVNAVAPGAVDTDMMQGFSTEEIHSIQNEIPAGRFAQPDEIASIVYFLSLPESGYITGQIISPNGGWLT
- a CDS encoding DUF3243 domain-containing protein — encoded protein: MYGLQILQLSNLTFTKEESRGMPSVLETFAKWKDFLAERVNEAQRAGMSDETISKLAYQIGEFLSDKIDPQNKEERLLKELWEAGNDEERKTLSRLMVKMVDQSS
- a CDS encoding YmfK family protein — encoded protein: MEGKQWYLEYKIHKNRPGLLGDIASLMGMLNINILTINGVEDRTRGMLIQSDDDETIQLMGEMMKKVENITITALRAPKLVDILAVRHGRYIERDSDDKKTFRFSRDELGLLVDFLGEVFKREGNQVIGLRGMPRVGKTESIIAGSVSANKRWTFLSSTMLRQTVRTQLSDDEMSPNNIFIIDGIVSTMRSNEKHFVLLQQIMRMPTTKVIEHPDIFIRESEYDHNDFNIFIELRNSPEEEINYDAFTNNMEEF
- a CDS encoding helix-turn-helix domain-containing protein, which produces MSDLGNLLRKARTEKGISIDELQEITKIRKRYLEAIEAGDYKILPGNFYVRAFIKTYAETVGLNPDEVLRLYQNELPPQYPEQFVEPIRRKKTRTGNTEKFSRWTSLVLVIAFPLLIAGIIYYFFFHSTEGQKAVENEPPLTQQSANPGNEPAVPSPAPTATPAPTPTPQQPASEIKFIRSSGNTEYYEVRNSRELNVEVKLIGDMCWMEIINGDINGKSIDQLTFKSDKEPKSKTWTVAGSAFLNIGRANAVELTVNGIPINLGTNPNPKRFQFDLAASSQSAQ
- a CDS encoding YajQ family cyclic di-GMP-binding protein, which codes for MSSESSFDIVSNLDMQEMNNAIQQAEKEIQNRFDFKGSKSSISLEKDELVIISDDEYKLNSVIDILQSKMVKRGISIKSLEFGKIEPAASATVRQRIKLKQGIDQDNAKKINILIRDSKLKVKSQIQGDQIRVSGKSKDDLQKVIQLLKSQDLPIELQFVNLR
- the rimO gene encoding 30S ribosomal protein S12 methylthiotransferase RimO; amino-acid sequence: MSEKVKIVTLGCEKNLVDSEIMSGLIDARGYSLVEDEKEATVIIVNTCGFIDAAKEESVNTILDMADLKQTGHLKALIVSGCLTQRYKDEIMKEMPEIDGIVGTGDFDQINGIIESALLGKRPVLVGNPVFNYEKALPRKVSTPRYTAYVKIAEGCDNACTFCSIPLMRGKFRSRSIESIVGEAERLAEQGVKEISLIAQDSTNYGTDLYDRFMLAELLNRVSEVPGIEWVRLHYAYPGFFTDELIDTIAANPKICKYIDMPLQHSEDRILKRMRRPGRQTDVRALIETIRQRIPDVSIRTSMIVGFPGETNEEFANLVQFVKEIQFDRLGVFTYSQEEGTPASRLPDQIPDSVKEWRANTLMEIQREISKELSGRWIGKELDVLIERYDGRNDVFIGRTQYDAPEIDGEVFVSRCRANIGELQKVRITHSFEYDLSGEGLS
- the pgsA gene encoding CDP-diacylglycerol--glycerol-3-phosphate 3-phosphatidyltransferase, coding for MNLANRITLARIFLVPIIMFFLLVKLDLPPIHIPEFNGTEFMITYNQIIACLIFIVAASTDSLDGYIARKRKLVTNLGKLLDPLADKLLVATVLISLVEMGKLDAWIAIVIISREFAITALRQVALLEGVVIPASKWGKWKTATQITAIIALLINNFPFIFIGFRFDLFASWLAVIVTIYSGIDYFVKSKNVINFSDHS
- a CDS encoding competence/damage-inducible protein A produces the protein MKAEIIAVGTELLMGQIVNTNAQFLSRQCASLGIDVYFQTVVGDNMSRLQQALQIAKDRADLIICTGGLGPTQDDLTKEAVALFTGRALVMDPPALENIKRFFEQRGIPMVDSNLRQAQVIEGCHPLPNDTGLAAGVSLTDGGTHYLLLPGPPKELMPMFDNYAIPWLRSVMKDETPLFSRILKFAGIGESSLEHQILDMIEAQSDPTIAPYAKVGEVTLRITTKALTLEQAEEKIMPVVQELYNRLGKYIYAEEDVPLEKAVVRLLTEKNLTLSTAESCTGGLLSEMITSLSGSSAVFKGGVVSYSNALKHQLLQIPMDVLEGEGAPGAVSDVTAGLMAENVRKLTGADIAVSVTGVAGPTQSENKPVGLVYIGLAHKNGETFIEKLQLNGGREAIRYRSAKHVLYRLWRLLQKSGM
- the recA gene encoding recombinase RecA, whose protein sequence is MTDRRVALEMALRQIEKQFGKGSIMKLGESAQLQVETVSSGSLALDIALGTGGFPRGRIIEVYGPESSGKTTVALHAIAEVQRTGGQAAFIDAEHALDPLYASKLGVNIDELLLSQPDTGEQALEIAEALVRSGAVEIIVIDSVAALVPKAEIEGDMGDAHVGLQARLMSQALRKLSGAISKSKTIAIFINQLREKVGVMFGNPETTPGGRALKFYSSVRLEVRRIESIKQGNDLVGNRTRIKVVKNKVAPPFKQADIDIMYGEGISKEGSIIDIGTEMDIIDKSGAWYSYEGERLGQGRENAKQYLKDNPQISDSIEKRIREASITHTPSMKPVEDDAAAFE
- a CDS encoding regulatory protein RecX; amino-acid sequence: MSMITMIKRRSTGDHLYDIYIDGRLELSVHEDIIVKHQLSKGGRLSLDQIASIRMEDQVQRVYQTALKRIARKPHSEMDLRIFLAGKGHPVEQIDQVMQILRERNYVNDEQFALMWAQQRIESDRKGRLWIKQELRRKGISDRIVRQALERMDEEEEYRSALELGMKRWGLLKGEDRKKWTKLMAYLLRRGYTSETVFRAVEEIRRTAHADLEDLNDLQALDDPYEPWEDA